A region of the Actinomycetota bacterium genome:
GATCGAGACCTTGGCGCGTGCCTCAGCCGCCAGCGTGTTCGAGGCCTGCTCGACACTGGGGACGTCGATCCCGATCACGGTGATCGTCGGCTGCATCCAGATCCGCTCCAGCAGGGGCACGTCCGGCTCGCCCATCACCTCCACGCCCGGCAGGAGGCGAGCCTCGCGCCGCAGCTGGTCGGGATCAGCGTCGAGTGCGGCGAAGCGGGCGCGCTCCTCTGCGGTGGGGCGACGCACGTCGTCGTGCAGGCCGGCGACCGCCGGTCGGCCGCGGTCGTCGGTGAGCGACGCCAGAGCCTTGAGCAACCCGCTCACAGCGTCGGGGACCGGGCCGCCCCACATCCCCGAGTGGATCGGCTGTTCCAGCGCTCTGACGGTGACGTAGACCTCGCCGAGACCACGCAGGCTGTAGGTCAGGCCAGGGACGCCGACCTTCCAGTTGACGAGATCGGCCAGGACGATGACGTCAGCGCGCAGCGTGTCCGCGTGTCCATCGAGGAACTGCGCCAGGTGCGGGGAACCGATCTCCTCCTCACCCTCCACGATCACCTTGACGTTGACCGGGAGCCCACCGCGGGCCTCCAGCCAGGATCGCACCGCGGCGACGTGCACCATGATCCCGGCCTTGTCGTCGGCGGCGCCCCGGCCGTACAACCGTCCATCGCGGACAGTCGGTTCGAACGGCGGCGAGTGCCACCGATCTGCCGTGGCAACCGGCTGCACGTCATGGTGGGCGTAGAGCAGCACCGTCGGGGCGCGGTGGCCGGCGCTCAGCCACGCGCCGTACACGTACGGGTGGGTGTCTTCCACCTCGAGCAGCCGCACGTCGTCGAGGCCCGCGCCGCGTAGCAGCTGAGCGGTGGCCTGCGCCGACCGACGGACCGGTTCGGGATCGTGGCCTTCGGCGGAGATGGACGGGATCCGGACGAGGTCACACAGCGCCTCTCGCGTGTCGTCGTCGCGTGTCAGCACCGCCCTGGCCACGTCGTCCAGGTGGTGGGGCCAGGTCCGGTCGGTCACGTTGGCTCCTGCCGTGGGCGGTCCCGCCAGTGTGCCGGAGGGTGACGGCCCCCCGTGGCGCGCCCCGCGAAGGCGGGTGAGCCGCCGGCCAGGTCGTCGTCCGCCGCCTGTGGTTGTCCCCAGTCGACGACGGGGTCGAGGAGCGTTTTGCACGGTGTTGTCCCCAGGGTCCTGTGGAAGTTGGGGAAAGCTGGGAGGTCCTGGCTGCCTGCTCGGGGACGAACGGCGACGCTCCGCACACACTGGTAAGACAGAGAGTGAACGAGGGTCCTCTGCAGGTCCGACGACCACCCCGTCACGCGATCTGCTGATCCAAAGACCCCGTCACGGACCCGCCCGGTGCTCCTGCCCGCCCAGCGGCGAGACGTCACCGCCAAGGCGGCGGGTGCGGACACTGGGCCGCTAGTCTCTGCGTCGCCGTAGCCAGCGAGTGGGCGTCGCGCAGCGGAGGCAGCATGGGTCTCGCGTTGGACCGTTGGAACCAGCTGATGAAGGCGTGGCAGGCCCAGGACTTCGACGCGATCAGCGACATGTACGCGCCCGACTCGTTGTACTCCGAGCCCTACAACCCGCCCCACCACGGCAACCTGTTGACGGTGTCGTACCTCAAGGACTTCCTGGGAAGTAAGTCGCAGCTCGAGATCAAGATGAAACGTGTCCTCGAGGACGAAGCGGAGGCCCGGGTCGCCGCCGAGTGGAGCATGTCCTACACCGCTGCCGGTCGACGCTGGAACGACCTTCCTCGTGCCTCGTTCATCGAGGTCGACGACGACGGCCGGATCGCCTACCACCGCGACTACACCTAGCACGCGCCGTGGCGCCCACCGGTTGCGGCTGGACCCCGTGACGCTCGAGCAGGCCGACCTCCACCCCGATCCCCTCCGCCAGTTCTCCGCCTGGTACGCCACCGCTTCCGTCGCACACCCCGAGGAGGTCGCGGTCGCCACCGCCACGCCAGACGGGCGTCCTTCGGTGAGGATGGCGTTGCTGCGCGGGTACGGCGAGCGCGGGTTCGTCTTCTACACCGACCGCAGCAGCCGCAAGGGCCGTGAGCTGCAGGCCAACCCCCGCGCCGCGTTGGTGTTCCACTGGGACGAACGCCAGGTCCGTGTGGAGGGCAGCTCTGCGCCGGTGTCCGACGAGGAGTCCGACGCCTACTGGCGCGGCCGTCCGCTCGAGAGCCGCTACAGCGCGCTGGCTTCGCGCCAGAGCCAACCGGTGGCCGACCGCGCCGAACTCGAGGACGACATCACCCGGTTGCGCACCCGGTACGGCGACGACCCGCCTCGGCCGCAGCGCTGGGGAGGGGTCCGCATCACCCCCGACGCGTACGAGTTCTGGCAACGCGGCCCCAACCGCCTGCACGACCGGTTCCGTTACGAGCAGGCCGTCGGCGGTTGGCGACTGCAGCGCCTGGCGCCCTGAACCCGGACGTCAGGTCGTCTCGCGGTGGGCCAGGTACCAGGCGGTCGCGCCGGCGGCGGCCGCGACGCCGATGCCCACCAGCACGGCCGACGTCGACGGGGGATCCGGCAGGTGGCTGCGCAACGTCACGGGCGAGTGGAAGTCCTGGATCGGCCAGCCCATCGCCCGGGCCGCGGCACGCAGCTCCCGGTCCGGGTTGACCGCGACCGGGTTGCCGACGGCTGACAGCATCGCCAGATCCGTGATCGAGTCGCTGTAGGCGTAGCAACGGTCGAGGTCGTAGCCGCGCGCCTCCGCCACCTGGCGCACCGCCGTCGCCTTTTGCTGGCCGTAGGCGTAGAACTGCAGCGTCCCGTCGAAGCGGCCCTGTTCGTCGACGCGGGATCGGGTCGCGATGATCTCGGGGATGCCGAGGTGGTCGGCGATCGGGCGCACCACTTCCTCCCCGG
Encoded here:
- a CDS encoding nuclear transport factor 2 family protein — protein: MGLALDRWNQLMKAWQAQDFDAISDMYAPDSLYSEPYNPPHHGNLLTVSYLKDFLGSKSQLEIKMKRVLEDEAEARVAAEWSMSYTAAGRRWNDLPRASFIEVDDDGRIAYHRDYT
- the pdxH gene encoding pyridoxamine 5'-phosphate oxidase; translation: MTLEQADLHPDPLRQFSAWYATASVAHPEEVAVATATPDGRPSVRMALLRGYGERGFVFYTDRSSRKGRELQANPRAALVFHWDERQVRVEGSSAPVSDEESDAYWRGRPLESRYSALASRQSQPVADRAELEDDITRLRTRYGDDPPRPQRWGGVRITPDAYEFWQRGPNRLHDRFRYEQAVGGWRLQRLAP
- a CDS encoding M20/M25/M40 family metallo-hydrolase; this encodes MTDRTWPHHLDDVARAVLTRDDDTREALCDLVRIPSISAEGHDPEPVRRSAQATAQLLRGAGLDDVRLLEVEDTHPYVYGAWLSAGHRAPTVLLYAHHDVQPVATADRWHSPPFEPTVRDGRLYGRGAADDKAGIMVHVAAVRSWLEARGGLPVNVKVIVEGEEEIGSPHLAQFLDGHADTLRADVIVLADLVNWKVGVPGLTYSLRGLGEVYVTVRALEQPIHSGMWGGPVPDAVSGLLKALASLTDDRGRPAVAGLHDDVRRPTAEERARFAALDADPDQLRREARLLPGVEVMGEPDVPLLERIWMQPTITVIGIDVPSVEQASNTLAAEARAKVSIRLAPGQDPARAVRLVEQHLRDHVPWGLQVETRPGHGGEPWMTEPSGAAFQAAQAALRAGFGAEPALLGCGGTIPFVVPFSDAFDGAPCLLTGVEDPASNAHGEDESLHLGDFTRACLAEAFLFQELAERADDLIRS